The genome window CCCAATCGTCGCCCCTGCCAACACACTGAGACCAGGGTGTGCCGCCGCCAGAGAAAGCGTAGCCACTTGGGTCTTATCTCCTAGCTCCGCCACAGCCGTCAGGGTAAACGCTTCGGAAACAATCGCCCAAGCCCCCCCTCGACCCGCCCCTTTTTCTTCCGCTTGCTCCACAAGCTTGAGTGCTTCCTCCTCCTCTTCCATTTCCTGCTGGGGACTCATTTTGTAAGCTTGCCAGAGCATTTTCAGTCCAAAAGCGACAAATACCCCCGTTGCAAGAATCTGTACCCAAACTGCCGGGAACAGGCTGAACAGCAACTGGCCCACCGCCACCGCCAGCACCGTCATCATGGCTAAAGCTGCCCATGCCCCCAGAAAAACCCAACGGCGGGGATGTCGCATGGCCAAAATCAGAGGGGTAAAAAAAGTCTTATCCCCAAACTCCGCTACCGTGACCAACAAAAAACTCGACAGAAAACCTGCCCACATCTTTGTATCTCCAACCTCTCTTGCCTGTGCAGAATGGGTTCACGCATCAGGGCAAGGGCCGGAGAAGTCTGACAGACTCACCAAGCTCACTCCTGCGTGAACTTAGTGAAAGTCTCGTCACCAGAACGCCAAACTCAGTGGGTTCTGTCTTCTGCACCGGGCCATTGA of Thermostichus vulcanus str. 'Rupite' contains these proteins:
- a CDS encoding TMEM165/GDT1 family protein; the protein is MWAGFLSSFLLVTVAEFGDKTFFTPLILAMRHPRRWVFLGAWAALAMMTVLAVAVGQLLFSLFPAVWVQILATGVFVAFGLKMLWQAYKMSPQQEMEEEEEALKLVEQAEEKGAGRGGAWAIVSEAFTLTAVAELGDKTQVATLSLAAAHPGLSVLAGATIGHGLMVALAVVGGRFLANHISERAVHWMGGSLFLGFALLTGWELLS